The Pirellulales bacterium genomic interval CGCAAAAGGAGTCGCATGATCTGCATAACGAGACTCACACCGAATACCGCTGGGGGCCAATACACCATGCCTAATCGTCAGACATTGCCATTATAGCACGTGCGATCCTCGTGCCCCGGCACTCGCGCCGCTGATTGGCACAGTTCGGCCAGTTGCCAATCGCCGCGAATCTGGCACAATGACGCAAACAAGTACGAAGTTCGAACTACAAACTGCGAAAGCCAGCGGCCAGAATTCTTTCGTGTTTTGTACTTCGTACTTTTCATTTCGTACTTCAGATAAGGAGCATTGCATGACGCGCCCCGTTACTTTGTTCACCGGTCAATGGGCCGATCTCACCATCGACGACCTGGCCCGCAAGGCGAGTGAGTTTGGCTATCAAGGTCTCGAGTTGGCCTGCTGGGGAGATCATTTCGAAGTCGATAAGGCTTTGGCCGACGACGGCTATTGCGCGGCGAAACGCGACCTCTTGGAGCGCTACGATCTGCAAGTGTTCGCGATCAGCAACCATTTGGTCGGCCAGGCGGTGCTCGATCCGATCGACGAGCGGCACAAGTCCATCTTGCCGAAATATGTGTGGGGCGATGGCGATCCGGCCGGCGTCAATCGCCGCGCCGCGGAGGAGATGAAAAACACAGCCCGCGCGGCCCAGAAACTCGGCGTGCCGGTCGTCAACGGATTCACCGGCTCGAGCATCTGGCATCTTAACTATTCGTTTCCGCCCGTGCCGCAGACGATGATCGACGCGGGCTTCGAGCTGCTCGCCGAGCGCTGGAACCCGATTCTGGACGTGTTCGGCCAATGCGGCGTGAAGTTCGCCTTGGAAGTTCACCCAACCGAGATCGCGTTCGACATTTACACGGCCCAGCGAGCGCTCGAAGCCCTCGACCGCCGCGAGGAGTTCGGATTCAACTTCGACCCGAGCCACCTGCTCTGGCAGGGAGTCGATCCGGTCGAATTCATCCGCGCGTTCCACGACCGCATCTACCACATGCATGTTAAAGACGCGATCGTCACCCTGAACGGCAAGAGCGGGATTCTGGCGAGCCATCTCAATTTTGGCGATCCGCGCCGCGGTTGGGATTTCCGCTCGCCGGGCCGCGGGGGAGTCGATTTCGAGGAGATCATTCGGGCGCTGAACCAGGCCGGCTACGACGGCCCGCTCTCCGTTGAATGGGAAGATTGCGGCATGGACCGCGAGCACGGCGCGAAGGAAGCCTGCGAATTCGTCCAGCGGCTCGATTTCACGCCGAGCAACGTGCAGTTCGACGCGGCCTTCGCCGAGAGTTGACGCCGTGTTTTCCGGTTCTGAAATCGCCGATTTGCTCGCTGAACTAAAGGTGACTCACGTCATCTGGCTGCCAGACTCGGGTCTGGGGGCGTGGGAAAATGCGCTGGAGGAGTCGAGCGCGTTTCAATTGATTCGAGTCTCGCGCGAGTCCGAGGCCTGGGCCATCGCGGCAGGGCTGGACATCGGCGGCGCGCGGCCGATGGTGATCATGCAAACGACCGGCCTTTTCGACTCGGGCGATTCATTCCGCAATGCGCTCTTCGACCTCGGCCGGCCGCTGTTCGCGATCGTCGGCCATCGCAGCTATTTGATTGAGAACTCCGCCGACACGGCGAAGCATTTCGCCGAGCCGATCCTGCGGGCGTGGGAAATTGATTACGTGTTGCTGGCCCGCCCTGACGAGCTGCCGCGAATGGGCGAGCACTATCGGGCCAGCCGAGCCGCCGGCAAGCCGGGCATTGCACTCGTGGCCGAAGGACGAATGTAGGCGGGATAGTTCGCGTGTTGCATCACTCCCTCTCCCTCTGGGAGAGGGCTGGGGTGAGGGGAACAACCAATGGACGAGACCACGCCGTATGCCTCGGACGAACCTTCTCGCATGCCCTTGGTTCCCGCGCTGGAAGTCATCCGCCAACTGCGGACCGATCAAATTGTCGTCACGACAATGGGCACCGCCCGCGAATGGCCGCGGATTTCCAACCATCCGCTCGATTTCCATTACATCCCCTCGGCGATGGGCCAATCGCCGTCGATCGCGCTTGGGCTCGCGCTAGCGCAACTCCAGCGCGAGGTGATCGTCTTCACCGGCGATGGATCGCTCTTGATGAATCTCGGCTGTTTGGTGACGCTCGCGGCCTCGCGCGCGAAGAACCTCACGCTCATAGCGCTCGATAACGGCGTCTACGAAGTGACGGGCGGCCAAAAGACGGCGGGGCACATCGCCCGAGTCGATTTCGCCGGGCTTGCCACCGCTGCCGGGATCGAAAGCGTCGCCACATTTGACGACTTGATCGACTGGCAAAACGGCGCTGCCGCAGTCCTCAAGCTCCCCGGACCGCGGTTCATTTCTCTAATCGTCGAACCAATCCGCGGCGACTACTTCCTCGACGTTCCTGGGCCAATCCGCCCGCGGATCGAGCGGCTGCGGACGGCGCTGGGCATTTGATGCGAAGCATCGGAACCCACCCATTTGATTCACATTGCAGTTGCCCCGTTGGGGCTGCGGCTCTAGCCCAACGTTGCCGAGCAATCGTCCGGCCAGAGTTCGCGATCACGCTGGGGCATAACGCGTAATGCCCGGTACGCGGTCGAAATCGGCATCATTGCTCGCAAGGTGGCTCAGGCCATGAGCCTCCATAATTGCGACCACCAAAGCGTCGTTACTAAGTAGCCCGTGCAGCTGACTCAAATCCCCGGCGCGATTTACGTCTGCCCCTGTGACCTGAAAAACTTCAAGTCCGGCGGCAGTAATCTCTGTCAAGGCGGTACGGAATCGAGCCCAGAGTCATCGCGACTCCAAATCGTCAAATACGGGATCCTCAGCAATTTTCCGGAGTACCTCGGGGTCGCCCGTTCACCGCAGCAAGCCGGCGGTTTGTCGCATTCGGCCGGCCTTCGAGCGAACTGTCACTATGACACGCTCGTGCTCGTTGAGCGGCAGCGACTGATCGAGTTTGAGAACGCCGTTTTCGTATATGGCTTCGATTTCCAGCGACATGATTCAACTCCATCCAATCGTGCTTTGACCGCAATCAGATTATACTTCGCCGATCATGCAACCGCGACAGTATCATTTCTGGAGTTCCGCCCGTACGAATCACAATCGCAGGTATCCGCCGTCTTATAACAGTTCATCTAACTCCTCCACCAGCTTTCCAAAATGCTCGAGCGCCGTGTCCACCGGCTCGGGCTGCTCCATGTCCACTCCTGCGTCGCGCAGGAGATCGAGCGGCCATTTCGAGCAACCTCCTTTGAGGAAGCTCAAGTAATCGTCCAGCTCGCGCGGACCGCCGCCGGTGACGCGCTCCGATAAGGCGATCGCCGCGGAAAGACCGGTCGCATATTTATAAACATAAAACGCCCGATAAAAATGTGGAATACGGAAGCATTCCAGCGCCAGGCAGTCGTCGATCGCGAAATCGGGCCCGAAATACAGCTTCAGCAAGTCGCCGTACACGCTCTTGAACCGCTCCACTGTCAGCGGTTCGCCCGATTCGACCAGTGCATGGGCGATCTTCTCGAACTCGGCGAACATCGTTTGCCGGATGATCGTGCCGCGGATGGCGTCGATGTCGCGATTGATGAGATAGGCCCGCTGTTTGTCGCTCTTGGCTCGGGCCATCATGT includes:
- a CDS encoding thiamine pyrophosphate-dependent enzyme, producing MDETTPYASDEPSRMPLVPALEVIRQLRTDQIVVTTMGTAREWPRISNHPLDFHYIPSAMGQSPSIALGLALAQLQREVIVFTGDGSLLMNLGCLVTLAASRAKNLTLIALDNGVYEVTGGQKTAGHIARVDFAGLATAAGIESVATFDDLIDWQNGAAAVLKLPGPRFISLIVEPIRGDYFLDVPGPIRPRIERLRTALGI
- a CDS encoding sugar phosphate isomerase/epimerase; protein product: MTRPVTLFTGQWADLTIDDLARKASEFGYQGLELACWGDHFEVDKALADDGYCAAKRDLLERYDLQVFAISNHLVGQAVLDPIDERHKSILPKYVWGDGDPAGVNRRAAEEMKNTARAAQKLGVPVVNGFTGSSIWHLNYSFPPVPQTMIDAGFELLAERWNPILDVFGQCGVKFALEVHPTEIAFDIYTAQRALEALDRREEFGFNFDPSHLLWQGVDPVEFIRAFHDRIYHMHVKDAIVTLNGKSGILASHLNFGDPRRGWDFRSPGRGGVDFEEIIRALNQAGYDGPLSVEWEDCGMDREHGAKEACEFVQRLDFTPSNVQFDAAFAES
- a CDS encoding thiamine pyrophosphate-binding protein, encoding MFSGSEIADLLAELKVTHVIWLPDSGLGAWENALEESSAFQLIRVSRESEAWAIAAGLDIGGARPMVIMQTTGLFDSGDSFRNALFDLGRPLFAIVGHRSYLIENSADTAKHFAEPILRAWEIDYVLLARPDELPRMGEHYRASRAAGKPGIALVAEGRM
- a CDS encoding antitoxin family protein, which produces MSLEIEAIYENGVLKLDQSLPLNEHERVIVTVRSKAGRMRQTAGLLR